CACGTTTGCAATGTGGTCGGCACACCGGGTTCAGGCTTTGGGGCTGCTGGTGAGGGTTACTTCCGTATCTCAGCCTTCAATAGCCGCGAAAACGTGGTGACGGCAATGCAGCGGATTCGTGACGCAGGTCTGGTTTAGGACAACATCTTACTAAGCAGCAAGCTGGGGGGTGCGCAATCACCTCCACAACAAAACTGTTGTTCCTCATAAAGGTTCAGATCCCAGTCGCTCATCACCGCTCAGGTTTAGAGCGGGCTGGGCCAATTTATGAGAGGCGATCGTCTGCTGCCTCAGCAGCTCACTTACCCCGTCGCCGCTGAAGAATCCATACACTAAGGAAGGGAGCCATAGAGGCTCCTTTCTGTGTTTCTCCCACATGACTATGCCCCTGGCCATCGATCACCTTGCTGAACAAGTCAGTGACAGTGCCCGTCGCTTGGGCATCCACCAATACGATGTCTCTGGCTCTGCCGTCGAAGAGACGAGTGTGCAGGTCGAGAAGGGAGAACCCAAACAGGTCAAGGCCTCGCAGCGATCGGGCGTGACGGTTCGCGTCTGGAATGAGCAAGGACAAGTTGGAATCACGTCCACCAGCGAAAGCGATCTTCCAGGTTTGGAGTTGGCCTTGCAAACGGCTTTGGAAGCCAGCCAATTCGGCATTCGGGAACATGCGCCGGACTTTAGCCCCGAGGCGACAGCGCTCCTAGAACCGCTGGAAATTCCCAACTACGACATCGAAGCGGTTCCAGAATTGATCACGGCTTTGGCTGATGCAGAACAGCAGTTGCTTGCCAGCCATCCTGCGATCGCTGCCGTTCCCTACAACGGCTTGGCGCGGCGGCGCAGTGAGGGCTTCTATCTCAACAGTGCAGGGGCACTGCGCTCTGAGAAAGGGAGCTATGCCTCGCTCTACCTCTACAGCAAAACAGAGCAGGCCGATCGCAAACCTCGTAGTGCTGGGGCGTTTCGGATGGCACACCGCCTCGCGGATCTTGACTTCAGTGGTTGCGTCTCAGAGACGGCTGACAAGACCATCAGCCACCTCGACTACCGTCCGATCGCGTCTGGTAAATACCTGGTCTGTTTCTCGCCCGAAGCCTTCCTGCAACTGCTTGGAGCGTTTTCCAATCTGTTCAACGCCCAAAGCATACTCGATCGCCAGAGTCTCTCGACCCCTGAATCCTTGGGCACGGCGATCGCCTCACCACTGTTGAATCTCTACGACGATGCTCGCCATCCAGCCAATGTGGGTGCAACGGCTTTTGATGGCGAAGGCACACCCACTCGCCGCCTCCCGTTGATTGAAAGCGGTGTCCTCAAAAATTTCTTGCATAGTGCGGGAACAGCCAAACGGCTGGGAGCAAGTCCAACAGGTCACGCCAATCTCGGTGCCAAGGTGACGGTCAGTCCTCACTTCGGTGTGGTGGAAGCAGCAGAAGCGCGATCGGAGCTGAATTTAGAGACAGCAGAATCTGTGGTCTTGATCGACGATTTGCAGGCGCTGCACGCTGGGGTGCAAGCCCTACAGGGATCGTTCTCACTACCCTTCGATGGATGGCTGGTCAATCAAGGCGATCGCAGCAGCATTGAGTCGGCCACGGTTGCCGGCGATTTCCGCGAGCTGTTGCGCAACATCGTCCAAGTCGATGTGATCGCGCAGGTTACCCCCGGTGGGATTGCTCCTGCTGTCTGGGTTGAAGGGCTTTCGATCACGGGCGAATAAGCCATCTGGATCAGCGCGATCGCCCTTTGTAGCTCGATCTGATGAGCCTCAAGCCCAAGGCTACCACCAGCGAGTTTTACCGGTTGCGATCGCTGCTCCACCGATGTGTCTTACCCGAAATCTTGTTGCGGGGAGCTTGGGGGAGGCTAGTTCCCCAATGCGTGGGTTGGGGGTGCGCAATCACCCCCACGAACAGAAGCATCAGCTCTCTAGACCAGCTTCAACGGTTCTCACATCATTAAACTTTCCACCAAAAATTGCTGGCTCCGAGACCAAGAGCCAGCGTTTTTTTATTGAGATTACGCCGCCAGTCCGCTAGCCGTGGCAATTACAGCCTGTGTGGCCACAGCCCTTGCTACCGCCTGCGTGACCATCAGCACAGGCTTCGCTGCAGTAGTACTTGCCGTCACGAGCGATCGCCTTGCTGGGATCGACGTTACACAGACAGGGTTCACAAGCGCATTTGACGAGGGTGGCCGAGGTCATGATCGCAACTCCCTTGAATATCTGAATAGGTGTTCATGTG
The sequence above is a segment of the Synechococcus elongatus PCC 11801 genome. Coding sequences within it:
- a CDS encoding TldD/PmbA family protein encodes the protein MPLAIDHLAEQVSDSARRLGIHQYDVSGSAVEETSVQVEKGEPKQVKASQRSGVTVRVWNEQGQVGITSTSESDLPGLELALQTALEASQFGIREHAPDFSPEATALLEPLEIPNYDIEAVPELITALADAEQQLLASHPAIAAVPYNGLARRRSEGFYLNSAGALRSEKGSYASLYLYSKTEQADRKPRSAGAFRMAHRLADLDFSGCVSETADKTISHLDYRPIASGKYLVCFSPEAFLQLLGAFSNLFNAQSILDRQSLSTPESLGTAIASPLLNLYDDARHPANVGATAFDGEGTPTRRLPLIESGVLKNFLHSAGTAKRLGASPTGHANLGAKVTVSPHFGVVEAAEARSELNLETAESVVLIDDLQALHAGVQALQGSFSLPFDGWLVNQGDRSSIESATVAGDFRELLRNIVQVDVIAQVTPGGIAPAVWVEGLSITGE
- a CDS encoding metallothionein is translated as MTSATLVKCACEPCLCNVDPSKAIARDGKYYCSEACADGHAGGSKGCGHTGCNCHG